A window of the Branchiibius hedensis genome harbors these coding sequences:
- a CDS encoding MFS transporter: MPSSRSPRFPALAVIVVLCLGSLCGALMQSLVIPIQSELPHLLSTDAGSASWAITATLLAAAVTMPVTGRLADMFGKKPVMVVSAGILVVGSALAAISTTLPPFLVGRALQGIAMGYIPVAISMVREIAPPERRAGAVAAVSATLGVGGALGLPLSAWIAQDYSWHGLFWLSTVLAALILVATAIVVPDIHDAHPAHLDIVGIIGLAVGLVAVLVGVSKGSEWGWSATSTIGAIVGGLVVLVAWGWYELRHHDPLIDLRTTSRRPVLFTNLAAVLIGFGMMAQSIVVPQLLEMPTETGYGLGQSILHAGLWMAPGGLMMMAFAPVSSALITRSGARITLALGALVIGVGYVVALALMGAPWQLMVASCIVCAGVGIGYAAMPTLIMDNVPLSEAGSGVGVNALMRSVGTTIAGAVMAAILTSDTVKFAGSVEIPAKSAFQLCFIVGAVAALAGSAVTLLIPRRSAVTSEEPIELHEDGTEVGLAAG, translated from the coding sequence ATGCCTTCCTCCCGCTCACCACGATTCCCCGCCCTCGCGGTGATCGTCGTCCTGTGTCTCGGCAGCCTGTGCGGCGCGTTGATGCAGTCCCTGGTCATCCCCATCCAGAGCGAACTGCCGCACCTGCTGTCGACCGACGCCGGTAGCGCCTCGTGGGCGATCACGGCCACCTTGCTCGCGGCCGCTGTGACGATGCCTGTCACCGGTCGCCTCGCGGACATGTTCGGCAAGAAGCCGGTCATGGTCGTCTCCGCCGGCATCCTGGTGGTCGGCTCCGCGCTGGCGGCGATCTCCACCACGCTGCCGCCGTTCCTGGTCGGGCGTGCGCTGCAGGGTATCGCGATGGGCTACATCCCGGTCGCCATCAGCATGGTCCGCGAGATCGCGCCGCCCGAACGCCGGGCAGGTGCGGTCGCCGCGGTCAGCGCCACGCTCGGCGTCGGCGGTGCCCTCGGCCTGCCGCTGTCGGCATGGATCGCGCAGGACTACTCCTGGCACGGACTCTTCTGGCTCTCCACGGTCCTCGCCGCGCTCATCCTCGTGGCCACCGCGATCGTCGTACCCGATATCCATGACGCCCACCCGGCGCACCTGGACATCGTCGGCATCATTGGCCTGGCGGTCGGGCTGGTTGCGGTCCTGGTCGGTGTCTCCAAGGGTTCGGAGTGGGGCTGGAGCGCCACGTCCACGATCGGTGCGATCGTCGGTGGCCTCGTCGTGCTGGTGGCCTGGGGTTGGTACGAGCTGCGTCACCACGACCCGTTGATCGACCTGCGCACCACCTCGCGCCGCCCGGTGCTCTTCACCAACCTGGCCGCCGTGCTGATCGGCTTCGGCATGATGGCCCAGTCGATCGTCGTACCCCAACTGCTGGAGATGCCCACCGAAACCGGTTACGGGCTGGGCCAATCCATCCTGCACGCCGGTCTGTGGATGGCACCCGGTGGTCTGATGATGATGGCGTTCGCGCCGGTCTCCTCCGCCCTGATCACCCGCTCCGGGGCGCGGATCACCCTGGCGCTGGGTGCGTTGGTCATCGGCGTCGGGTACGTCGTGGCGCTGGCTCTGATGGGCGCCCCGTGGCAGCTGATGGTCGCCTCGTGCATCGTGTGCGCCGGTGTCGGTATCGGCTACGCCGCGATGCCGACCCTGATCATGGACAACGTGCCGCTGTCCGAAGCCGGCTCCGGAGTGGGCGTGAACGCCCTGATGCGTTCGGTGGGTACGACGATCGCCGGCGCTGTGATGGCCGCCATCCTGACCAGCGACACGGTGAAGTTCGCCGGGAGCGTGGAGATTCCGGCCAAGAGCGCGTTCCAGCTTTGCTTCATCGTCGGTGCGGTTGCGGCGCTCGCCGGTTCAGCGGTCACGCTGCTCATCCCGCGGCGTTCGGCTGTGACCAGTGAGGAGCCCATCGAACTGCACGAGGACGGCACCGAAGTGGGTCTGGCCGCTGGCTGA
- a CDS encoding FtsX-like permease family protein, with amino-acid sequence MTSLVARARSSRRGQHVVVTVVVALIVATVALIPLVERSFSSALVDYRVQQLPPVSAQVEVDAPQRYGQDYQHMASYVDPRLRAVTQAPVETTQVTGMWADQNVLVLVQSTVGQCQQITITTGRCPEAANEILVSDAALAAQKVSGLTIGARLTVGQINGSALPAQLPKKALTVVGSFTAAPTSYWGGVNPARYAPPNPAHSAPNQVWLTGPATFEAAQGWFSPNLSVRFPLKNDAITANTLATAVAGAAKTSSAMPDGVTVTEPLTQIQQDIATDLDQVKQLVPLLFVQLLILVLILAYQVFSLLTNLRRSDAAVLKMRGHDRRSLLRFAVGEFAGAVLLGLPLGLLVAYLAAAAIGAFILPTGTMPAWNWWALVWGVLAVLVAIALLALIWARMTRTPIIDLMRAAPRRVRGVPVALIVAGALAFAGVILAATGNLTGAPSLLVPTLAAIVLATLLAAGLGVVGAALVRRLFSTGRATGALGLAQTIRRPGVVTVLTTLIIATTLVSFSASLLMRGDENRQARASADVGAAVVVGASSSVTGAVDPSALLEAVDKTDPGHTQLTPVVEISAASDNALATVGVIPSDMQRIAATDGLSSNIPWDALKQPGSPTALSAIVPDAVATRTGVQLTAPSMADRDGQVNVVGTTAYIPGVPLRAVVVDLKTMLAGGSRTDQVLESVWSSSTDPALLQRLTDNLSAAGFDLINVNTIAKQRAEYDATATAWSMHLSLLLGAAAVLVALLSLATMVTATRRQRAVDVRSLAAAGVPRRMVSRATTMEFLLVAVVAAVLGLVAAPVGASIVGDSLPWWSTPPDYPVTRTGFAWPAGVGAVVVLFVVLAVIAVWVSRRALRAAGGAR; translated from the coding sequence GTGACTTCCCTCGTTGCCCGCGCCCGCAGCAGCCGGCGCGGGCAACACGTTGTCGTGACCGTGGTGGTTGCGCTGATCGTGGCGACCGTCGCGCTGATCCCGTTGGTCGAGCGGTCGTTCTCCTCGGCCCTCGTGGACTACCGCGTCCAGCAACTGCCGCCGGTCAGCGCCCAGGTCGAGGTCGATGCGCCGCAACGCTACGGCCAGGACTACCAACACATGGCGTCGTACGTCGATCCGCGGCTTCGCGCGGTGACTCAGGCGCCCGTGGAGACCACGCAGGTCACCGGGATGTGGGCCGATCAGAACGTCCTGGTCCTCGTGCAGAGCACCGTCGGGCAGTGCCAGCAGATCACCATCACCACCGGACGATGCCCCGAAGCGGCCAACGAGATCCTGGTGTCCGATGCGGCGCTCGCAGCCCAGAAGGTCTCCGGGCTGACGATCGGAGCACGGCTCACAGTCGGTCAGATCAACGGCTCGGCCCTGCCGGCGCAGTTACCGAAGAAAGCCCTGACCGTGGTCGGGTCGTTCACGGCGGCCCCCACGTCGTACTGGGGTGGGGTCAATCCCGCCCGGTATGCCCCGCCCAACCCCGCCCACTCGGCGCCGAACCAGGTGTGGCTGACCGGGCCGGCGACGTTCGAAGCGGCACAAGGCTGGTTCTCCCCGAACCTGTCGGTGCGGTTCCCCCTCAAGAACGACGCGATCACCGCGAACACCCTCGCTACCGCGGTGGCAGGGGCGGCCAAAACCAGCAGCGCCATGCCAGACGGGGTGACGGTCACCGAGCCGCTCACCCAGATCCAACAGGACATCGCGACCGACCTCGACCAGGTCAAGCAACTCGTGCCGTTGCTGTTCGTGCAACTGCTGATCCTGGTGCTGATCCTCGCCTACCAGGTGTTCAGTCTGCTCACCAATCTGCGCCGCTCGGACGCGGCCGTGCTGAAGATGCGCGGACACGACCGCCGCAGTCTGTTGCGTTTCGCGGTGGGTGAATTCGCCGGGGCGGTGCTGCTAGGGCTGCCGCTCGGTCTGCTGGTCGCCTACCTCGCGGCCGCCGCCATCGGAGCGTTCATCCTGCCGACCGGCACGATGCCCGCGTGGAACTGGTGGGCGCTGGTGTGGGGCGTGCTCGCCGTACTCGTCGCGATCGCGCTCTTGGCCCTGATCTGGGCGCGGATGACCCGCACCCCGATCATCGACCTGATGCGGGCGGCGCCGCGGCGGGTCCGCGGGGTGCCGGTGGCCCTGATCGTGGCCGGCGCCTTGGCGTTCGCGGGCGTCATCCTCGCGGCGACCGGCAACCTGACCGGGGCACCGAGCCTGCTCGTCCCGACGCTCGCGGCGATCGTGCTGGCCACGTTGCTCGCCGCCGGGCTCGGGGTGGTGGGTGCAGCGCTGGTACGCCGACTGTTCAGTACCGGGCGCGCGACCGGTGCGCTGGGGCTGGCCCAGACCATCCGCCGGCCCGGTGTGGTGACGGTTCTGACCACACTGATCATCGCCACCACGCTGGTCAGTTTCAGCGCCAGCCTGCTGATGCGCGGCGATGAGAACCGGCAAGCCCGGGCGAGCGCCGATGTCGGCGCTGCCGTGGTCGTTGGAGCCAGTTCCAGTGTGACCGGGGCGGTCGACCCGTCGGCGCTGCTGGAGGCGGTCGACAAGACCGACCCGGGTCACACCCAGCTGACCCCGGTGGTCGAAATCAGTGCCGCCTCCGACAATGCGCTGGCCACGGTGGGAGTCATCCCCTCGGACATGCAGCGGATCGCCGCCACCGACGGGTTGTCGTCCAACATCCCGTGGGACGCGCTGAAACAGCCGGGTTCGCCGACTGCACTCTCGGCGATCGTCCCTGACGCAGTGGCCACGAGGACCGGGGTGCAATTGACGGCGCCCAGCATGGCCGACCGGGACGGTCAGGTGAACGTCGTTGGCACCACCGCCTACATCCCCGGTGTGCCGTTGCGGGCGGTGGTGGTGGACCTGAAGACCATGTTGGCCGGCGGTTCGCGGACCGACCAGGTACTCGAGAGCGTCTGGTCCTCCTCGACCGATCCCGCTCTGCTGCAACGGTTGACGGACAACCTGAGCGCCGCCGGATTCGACCTCATCAACGTCAACACCATCGCCAAACAGCGGGCGGAGTACGACGCCACGGCCACCGCGTGGTCGATGCACCTGAGCCTGCTACTGGGCGCGGCAGCCGTCTTGGTCGCGTTGCTCTCCCTCGCCACGATGGTCACGGCGACCAGGCGCCAACGGGCGGTCGACGTACGTTCGCTGGCCGCTGCTGGCGTCCCGCGCCGGATGGTCTCCCGGGCCACGACGATGGAGTTCCTGCTGGTCGCGGTCGTCGCTGCCGTGCTCGGGCTCGTTGCCGCACCGGTCGGCGCCTCGATCGTCGGCGATTCGCTGCCCTGGTGGTCGACGCCACCTGACTATCCCGTGACCAGAACGGGATTCGCGTGGCCAGCCGGAGTCGGCGCGGTCGTTGTTCTCTTCGTGGTCCTGGCGGTGATCGCCGTGTGGGTCAGTCGCCGGGCGCTGCGAGCAGCGGGAGGTGCGCGATGA
- a CDS encoding GNAT family N-acetyltransferase, whose translation MQIRVARRDEAAVIADLVQSAYRGDSGRRGWTTESDLLDNQRIGADEVRAIIDGTDSAVLVGQDGERIIACAELRRFDDHTAYFGMFAVDPDQQNAGVGRQLLTAAEQFAQQTWHADTMRMMVIDLRTELIDWYHRRGYQRTDEVIPMPEEFLVGASQPDLKFAVLTKRLGPNLTPITAEDRDAWEPLWQGYLRFYEEQLPDAITDDTFARLVADQELHGVLARDADGTAIGFVHWLFHASTWTPQGYCYLEDLFVAPDSRAHGTGAGLIAHVMHAAREAGAAKVYWLTQQGNSRARSLYDKVATDTGFVHYESELS comes from the coding sequence ATGCAGATCCGTGTAGCCCGCCGCGACGAAGCGGCCGTCATCGCTGACCTTGTGCAGAGCGCCTACCGGGGCGACTCCGGCCGGCGCGGTTGGACCACCGAGTCCGACCTGCTCGACAACCAGCGGATCGGTGCGGACGAGGTCCGGGCGATCATCGACGGGACCGATAGTGCGGTCCTGGTCGGGCAGGACGGGGAGCGCATCATCGCGTGTGCCGAGCTTCGACGGTTCGATGACCACACGGCGTACTTCGGGATGTTCGCAGTGGACCCGGACCAGCAGAACGCGGGAGTCGGACGGCAACTACTCACCGCTGCAGAGCAGTTCGCCCAGCAGACCTGGCACGCCGACACCATGCGGATGATGGTCATCGACCTGCGCACGGAGCTGATCGACTGGTATCACCGCCGCGGCTACCAGAGGACCGACGAGGTCATCCCGATGCCCGAGGAGTTCCTCGTCGGTGCCAGCCAGCCGGACCTGAAGTTCGCGGTGCTCACCAAGCGGCTCGGACCGAACCTGACCCCGATCACGGCGGAGGACCGGGACGCGTGGGAGCCGCTGTGGCAGGGCTACCTGAGGTTCTACGAGGAGCAGTTGCCCGACGCGATCACTGACGACACGTTCGCGCGACTGGTCGCCGACCAGGAGTTGCACGGCGTCCTGGCCCGGGACGCCGACGGGACGGCGATCGGCTTCGTGCACTGGCTCTTCCACGCCTCGACCTGGACGCCGCAGGGCTACTGCTACCTGGAGGATCTCTTCGTCGCACCGGACTCCCGGGCGCACGGCACGGGTGCCGGCTTGATCGCGCACGTGATGCACGCGGCCCGCGAGGCAGGCGCCGCGAAGGTCTATTGGCTCACCCAACAGGGCAATTCACGCGCCCGGTCGCTCTATGACAAGGTGGCGACAGATACCGGATTCGTGCACTACGAAAGTGAGTTGTCATGA
- a CDS encoding TetR/AcrR family transcriptional regulator produces the protein MSTSKTPGLRDRKRTETAARIHAAALSLVLSGGLEAATIEAISEQADVSARTFFNYYEGKDAAILGIQPDVSDVAAFEDVLAEAQDGSVEPLRLVIRLVLATMGTSSHVHTPARQADRMTVIQRHPELITGQFAQLAARRTRTVEYAARILAAHPTWAADPDSAPSTPLVIALCGAAVKTAIEDWAATTPDQPLDETNLEERALTLVHHTIRSLQ, from the coding sequence ATGTCCACTTCCAAGACGCCCGGTCTGCGCGACCGCAAGCGCACCGAAACGGCGGCCCGCATCCATGCGGCCGCCCTTTCGTTGGTTCTCTCGGGCGGGCTGGAAGCCGCCACGATCGAAGCGATCAGCGAACAGGCCGACGTGTCGGCGCGCACCTTCTTCAACTACTACGAAGGCAAGGACGCGGCGATCCTCGGCATCCAACCGGATGTGTCCGACGTTGCAGCCTTCGAGGACGTGCTCGCCGAGGCCCAGGACGGTTCGGTCGAACCGCTGAGGCTGGTGATCCGTCTGGTGCTGGCCACCATGGGCACCAGTAGCCACGTGCACACCCCGGCCCGACAGGCCGACCGGATGACCGTCATCCAGCGCCACCCCGAACTGATCACCGGTCAGTTCGCGCAACTGGCCGCGCGGCGTACCCGCACCGTCGAGTACGCCGCGCGCATCCTGGCCGCACACCCCACCTGGGCTGCCGACCCGGACAGCGCCCCGTCGACTCCGCTGGTCATCGCCCTGTGCGGTGCCGCGGTCAAAACCGCGATCGAGGACTGGGCGGCAACGACGCCGGACCAGCCGCTCGACGAAACCAACCTCGAGGAGCGTGCACTCACGCTCGTCCATCACACCATCAGGAGCCTTCAATGA
- a CDS encoding NAD(P)H-binding protein, which produces MTKVLIIGGHGKVALLAAPLLVAQGDEVTSVVRKQEQFADVRATGAEPLLLDVESADVDALAEAFKGYDVVVWSAGAGGGSPERTYAVDRDAAIRSIDAAQRDGARYVMVSYFGAGPDHGVPPDNSFFAYAEAKAAADQHLTASGLNWTLLQPSSLTLAEPTGRIDADATEGTQVSRGNVARVIAAVVAAGDAAAGRTIAFNDGDTPIDQVL; this is translated from the coding sequence ATGACCAAGGTGCTGATCATCGGTGGACACGGCAAGGTCGCCCTGTTGGCGGCACCGCTGTTGGTGGCGCAGGGCGATGAGGTCACCAGCGTCGTTCGCAAGCAGGAGCAGTTCGCTGACGTGCGCGCAACCGGCGCGGAGCCGTTGCTGCTGGACGTCGAGAGCGCTGACGTTGACGCATTGGCCGAGGCGTTCAAGGGGTACGACGTGGTCGTCTGGTCGGCCGGCGCCGGCGGCGGATCACCGGAGCGTACCTACGCCGTGGATCGGGACGCGGCGATCCGCTCGATCGATGCCGCGCAGCGCGATGGCGCCCGTTATGTGATGGTCAGCTACTTCGGCGCCGGACCGGACCATGGGGTGCCGCCGGACAACTCCTTCTTCGCGTACGCCGAGGCGAAAGCCGCCGCCGATCAGCACCTGACCGCGTCCGGGCTGAACTGGACTCTGCTGCAGCCTAGTTCGCTCACGCTGGCAGAGCCCACCGGTCGCATCGACGCCGATGCGACCGAGGGTACCCAGGTGTCCCGCGGCAACGTCGCCCGGGTGATCGCGGCCGTCGTGGCAGCAGGCGATGCGGCTGCGGGTCGCACGATCGCCTTCAACGACGGCGATACCCCGATCGACCAGGTCCTCTAG
- a CDS encoding suppressor of fused domain protein: MTRVEDFVSHFDALAGKIPANIYYQDRPDGNRISALVYPDVPENGMLVGVTYGLSLLDNPAWTRGRPELLIGVKSTDHRWARAAGLLAANITGCPFSYGTVLNFGQPITDESTMDHFVVFAPTLLDEADFLNVLNAPEGAPAQDVIHVAGIYPIHASEAAAISDGKLEEFWKSGADLYDVTRPAVL, translated from the coding sequence ATGACCAGGGTCGAGGACTTCGTCAGCCATTTCGACGCGCTCGCCGGCAAGATCCCGGCGAACATCTACTACCAGGATCGGCCCGACGGCAACCGGATCAGTGCGCTGGTCTACCCCGACGTCCCCGAGAACGGGATGCTCGTCGGCGTCACCTACGGGTTGTCGCTGCTGGACAACCCGGCGTGGACCCGCGGCCGGCCCGAGTTGCTGATCGGGGTGAAGTCGACTGATCACCGCTGGGCCCGGGCCGCCGGTCTGCTGGCGGCGAACATCACCGGCTGCCCGTTCAGCTACGGAACCGTGCTGAACTTCGGCCAGCCGATCACCGATGAATCCACCATGGACCATTTCGTGGTCTTCGCACCGACCCTGCTGGACGAGGCCGACTTCCTCAACGTCCTGAACGCGCCCGAGGGCGCACCGGCGCAGGACGTCATCCATGTCGCTGGCATCTACCCGATCCACGCCTCCGAGGCGGCCGCGATCAGCGACGGCAAGCTCGAGGAGTTCTGGAAGTCCGGCGCCGACCTCTACGACGTGACCCGCCCCGCGGTCCTATAG
- a CDS encoding YccF domain-containing protein codes for MKTILNIIWLVLCGFWMFLGYLVAGVILCIFIITIPWGIASFRIGAYALWPFGRTIVSKPNAGTGSVIGNVIWIIFAGWWLALGHITTGIALCITIIGIPFGIANFKMVPIALVPLGKDIVPTSSLRAGQQPLIEL; via the coding sequence GTGAAGACGATCCTGAACATCATCTGGCTGGTGCTCTGCGGATTCTGGATGTTCCTGGGTTACCTGGTCGCCGGAGTCATCCTGTGCATCTTCATCATCACGATCCCGTGGGGTATCGCCTCGTTCCGGATCGGCGCCTACGCGCTGTGGCCGTTCGGGCGGACGATCGTCAGCAAACCCAACGCCGGCACCGGCAGCGTGATCGGCAACGTCATCTGGATCATCTTCGCCGGCTGGTGGCTGGCCCTGGGCCACATCACCACCGGTATCGCGCTGTGCATCACGATCATCGGGATCCCCTTCGGCATCGCGAACTTCAAGATGGTGCCGATCGCCCTGGTGCCGCTGGGCAAGGACATCGTGCCGACCTCGTCGCTGCGTGCGGGTCAGCAACCGCTCATCGAGCTATAG
- a CDS encoding AGE family epimerase/isomerase, producing the protein MTAPWPDLPTHREWLHDQARSLLTFGRRTPSADGGAYWLDDQGKPLPQNGIHTWITARTVHVYSLGHLMGIPGCTPVAQSALDGLTGRLHDSAFDGWLASVQPDDGTKAAYAHAFVLLAATSGVTAGLDGAEELLQDAQQVLLERFWDEDAGLAVDAWDRSFSTLDPYRGINANMHLVEACLAAADVTGDHAWLERARRISQFVIAQARTNDWRIPEHFDAQWQPQLELNRDKPGDQFKPYGATVGHALEWSRLLLHLEAALGEADRTDWLTPAKALFERAVIDGWAADGADGFVYTTDWSGRPVVRERMHWVVAEALGAAVTLWHRTGDSAYADRYAQWWDYTQRYVIDHENGSWHHELDATNRPAATVWAGKPDLYHALQATLLPLLPLTPSFATAIAQGHLA; encoded by the coding sequence ATGACCGCCCCGTGGCCCGACCTGCCGACCCATCGCGAGTGGCTCCACGACCAGGCGCGATCCCTGCTGACCTTCGGGCGTCGTACGCCGAGCGCGGACGGCGGCGCCTACTGGCTGGACGATCAGGGAAAACCCCTGCCGCAGAACGGGATCCACACGTGGATCACCGCCCGCACGGTGCACGTCTACTCCCTGGGTCACCTGATGGGGATCCCCGGGTGCACCCCCGTCGCGCAATCGGCCCTCGATGGACTGACCGGCCGGTTGCACGACTCGGCGTTCGACGGTTGGCTGGCCAGCGTGCAACCTGACGACGGCACGAAGGCGGCCTACGCACACGCCTTCGTCCTGTTGGCGGCCACGTCGGGCGTCACGGCCGGACTCGACGGCGCCGAGGAACTCCTGCAGGACGCGCAACAGGTACTGCTGGAGCGGTTCTGGGACGAGGACGCCGGCCTGGCCGTCGACGCGTGGGATCGCAGCTTCAGCACGCTGGACCCTTACCGCGGCATCAACGCCAACATGCACCTGGTCGAGGCCTGTCTGGCGGCGGCCGATGTCACCGGTGACCACGCCTGGCTGGAAAGGGCCCGCCGGATATCGCAATTCGTCATCGCTCAAGCGCGCACCAATGACTGGCGGATCCCCGAGCATTTCGACGCGCAATGGCAACCACAACTCGAACTCAACCGGGACAAACCCGGCGACCAGTTCAAGCCGTACGGCGCAACCGTCGGCCACGCACTGGAGTGGTCCCGGCTGCTCCTGCACCTGGAGGCAGCCCTCGGGGAGGCCGACCGCACCGACTGGCTGACGCCGGCGAAGGCGCTCTTCGAGAGGGCGGTCATCGACGGCTGGGCCGCGGACGGCGCCGACGGCTTCGTCTACACCACGGACTGGTCAGGCCGCCCCGTCGTGCGGGAGCGGATGCACTGGGTCGTCGCAGAGGCGCTCGGCGCGGCGGTGACGCTGTGGCACCGGACCGGCGACTCGGCGTACGCCGATCGGTATGCGCAGTGGTGGGACTACACGCAGCGCTACGTGATCGATCACGAAAACGGTTCCTGGCACCACGAACTCGACGCCACGAACAGGCCGGCGGCCACGGTGTGGGCCGGCAAACCCGATCTCTACCACGCGTTGCAGGCAACCCTGCTGCCGTTGCTGCCACTCACTCCGAGCTTTGCCACCGCGATCGCCCAGGGTCACCTCGCGTAG
- a CDS encoding MarR family winged helix-turn-helix transcriptional regulator codes for MAQTPKPAALPQDREVASLLSSLQRIRRVTEQHASLNAADGRLMWLFSDRQPRTMRQIAESLDLEQSTVNRQVNAALAAGLLSRDRESGRAAWLFEATDSGIERFERDLAVHLELLDQALGHLPAAEREHFLELLGTFVDGYGDAVRRQTWSRLGSP; via the coding sequence ATGGCGCAGACCCCTAAACCGGCCGCCCTCCCCCAGGACCGCGAGGTGGCCTCCCTCCTCAGTTCACTGCAGCGGATCCGGCGGGTGACCGAGCAACACGCCTCGCTGAATGCCGCTGATGGCCGGCTCATGTGGCTGTTCAGCGACCGCCAGCCGCGCACCATGCGACAGATCGCCGAAAGCCTCGACCTTGAGCAGTCGACGGTGAACCGGCAGGTCAACGCGGCGCTCGCCGCCGGGCTGCTGTCCCGGGACCGCGAATCCGGCCGCGCAGCATGGCTTTTCGAGGCGACCGACTCGGGGATCGAGCGATTCGAACGCGACCTGGCCGTGCACCTTGAGTTGCTCGACCAGGCCCTGGGCCATCTGCCAGCCGCCGAGCGGGAGCACTTCCTCGAACTGCTCGGCACCTTCGTCGATGGCTACGGCGATGCGGTGCGCCGGCAGACCTGGTCCCGCCTCGGCTCCCCTTAG
- a CDS encoding ATP-binding cassette domain-containing protein encodes MIQIDSASVRFGDTTALQELSLHVPDRTIALVTGHAGSGKSTLIDVCRGVVTPDSGSISVDEPIAVVTQSYQLPSSLTALEQLVLQGLIRGVPAAEAERAGQELLVALGLDGVDRNMPDELSGGQRQRLAVARALAARPKTLLLDEPTSALDRASRGLVLRAVRVAADAGAAVLMTTNDVELADWADQVTTLA; translated from the coding sequence ATGATCCAGATCGATTCGGCCAGTGTGCGATTCGGTGACACGACCGCGCTGCAGGAGCTGAGTCTGCACGTGCCGGATCGCACGATTGCCCTGGTCACCGGCCACGCCGGCAGCGGCAAGTCCACCCTGATCGACGTGTGCCGCGGCGTGGTGACCCCGGACTCCGGCAGCATCAGCGTCGACGAGCCGATCGCGGTCGTCACGCAGAGCTACCAATTGCCCAGTAGCCTCACCGCCCTGGAGCAGTTGGTGTTGCAGGGATTGATTCGTGGCGTTCCGGCCGCCGAGGCGGAGAGGGCCGGTCAGGAGTTGCTGGTCGCGCTCGGCCTCGACGGCGTCGATCGCAACATGCCGGATGAACTCTCCGGTGGGCAGCGACAGCGACTGGCGGTGGCCCGGGCCCTGGCGGCGCGGCCCAAGACCTTGCTGCTCGACGAACCCACCAGCGCGCTCGACCGCGCCAGTCGCGGCCTGGTCTTGCGCGCGGTGCGGGTGGCCGCCGACGCCGGGGCGGCGGTGCTGATGACCACCAACGACGTCGAGTTGGCGGACTGGGCGGATCAGGTGACCACCCTGGCGTGA
- a CDS encoding ABC transporter ATP-binding protein, translating to MTDFEPRQGLAVQVDRLVQIYTVDGQDVAALSGVSLSVPAGSVVALVGPSGAGKSTLLSVLSGLVPPSAGRVFLGDLDLARASTEQVDALRGDKVAVMVQDIDRNLLPYLTVRENVALTAPPRLRTAIRPADALEMVGVPEEDWNSPIDAVSPTVRQLTALASSVAPDPQLLLADEPTSSLTGDEARRITEALRTVNHERGTTIVAVTHDVDVAVGLGGRIVTIRDGRVGNDSTSFETTEIVVGEGGTVVLGAEFDEDFPPGTRLRIERDPANGAIILTRVEELR from the coding sequence ATGACCGACTTCGAGCCGCGTCAGGGGCTGGCCGTCCAGGTGGACCGGCTGGTGCAGATCTACACCGTCGACGGACAGGACGTCGCGGCCCTGTCGGGAGTCAGCCTTTCGGTCCCCGCCGGTTCGGTCGTTGCCCTGGTCGGGCCGTCGGGAGCCGGCAAGTCCACGCTGCTGAGCGTGCTGTCTGGTCTCGTGCCGCCGAGCGCGGGCCGGGTATTCCTGGGTGATCTCGATCTGGCCCGGGCCAGCACCGAGCAAGTCGACGCGTTACGCGGCGACAAGGTGGCGGTCATGGTGCAGGACATCGACCGGAACCTGTTGCCCTACTTGACGGTTCGCGAAAACGTCGCCCTCACCGCACCTCCTCGCCTGCGCACCGCGATCCGTCCGGCGGACGCTCTGGAGATGGTGGGCGTTCCCGAGGAGGACTGGAACTCGCCGATCGACGCGGTGTCCCCGACGGTGCGGCAGTTGACGGCGCTGGCTTCCAGTGTCGCCCCCGATCCGCAGTTGTTGTTGGCCGACGAGCCCACGTCCAGCCTGACCGGCGACGAAGCGCGGCGGATCACCGAGGCGTTGCGGACCGTCAACCACGAACGAGGTACGACGATCGTGGCCGTCACGCACGACGTCGACGTGGCCGTCGGGCTGGGTGGCCGGATCGTGACCATCCGGGACGGCCGGGTCGGCAACGACAGCACCAGCTTCGAGACGACGGAAATCGTTGTCGGAGAAGGTGGCACGGTCGTGTTGGGCGCAGAGTTCGACGAGGACTTCCCACCGGGCACCCGGTTGCGGATCGAGCGGGATCCGGCGAACGGCGCGATCATCCTGACCAGGGTCGAGGAGCTGCGATGA